GGGTTAGATAATTTGGCTATCGAAGTCGATTTAAGGCAGATGCAGCGGGAAGATGTGCCCAGAGTCATGGAGATCGAGCGAGAGTGCTTCCCGGTTCCCTGGCATGAGAGCGCCTACCTGACTGAGCTTGTAAACCGCAGCGCATATTATGTCGTGGCATGCAAGGGCTCCGAGATAGTGGGTTATGCCGGAATGTGGATCATAATGGACGAGGCTCACATCACCACTCTCGGCGTAGCTCGCACGAGTCGTGGCGAAAAGATAGGTGAGCGGCTGCTCGTTGCCTTGCTGGATGAGTCGTTAAAGCGTAAGTGCAGGCGGGCGACCCTTGAAGTCCGCCAGAGCAATGAAGTTGCCCAAAATCTCTATCACAAATATGACTTTATTCCCGCGGCGGTAAGGCGCGGCTACTATACGGACAATCAGGAGAATGCCGTAGTTATGTGGATCGATGACATGGTCTCGCAGTCCTGGTCTAGAAAATTTCGTGCCTTAAAAGAGCAATTGAAGGAGACACGCGCGGAGGATGTGGTTTGAGAGTTTTAGGTGTTGAGACAAGTTGTGATGAGACCAGCGCAGCGGTGGTTGATGACGGCGTCAGTGTTGTTTCCAATATAATTGCGTCGCAGATGGAAATTCATGCCCGGTTCGGGGGCGTGGTGCCCGAGGTCGCCTCGCGCAGACATGTGGAACTGATTATTCCGACCGTCCAGGAAGCTCTGGACAAGGCCGAATGCACTTTGGCTGATATAGACTGCATAGGCGTTATCAACAGACCCGGTCTGATCGGTGCGTTGATTGTGGGTGTTGCGTCGGCAAAGACTATCGCCTATGCCGCAAATAAACCCTTGGTTGCCGTCCATCACATTGAGGCGCACATGTATGCAAACTGGCTCACCGGGGCGCATATCGAGTTTCCGTTGGTATGCCTGGTAGTATCCGGCGGCCATTCGGACTTAATATATGTGACCGGTCACGGGCAGTATGAGATTCTGGCACGAACGCGGGACGATGCCGCGGGCGAGTGTTTCGACAAATGCGCGCGCGCAATGGGACTTAGCTATCCCGGCGGCCCTGAGATAGACAGGCTTGCAAAAACGGGCAATCCGCATTCCGTGCTTTTTCCACGCGCAAAGGTGGGCGACACGCTTGATTTCAGTTTCAGCGGGCTAAAGACAGCCGTCATTCGATATGTCGAGGGCTTCGAGGGCAAACCTCCGACCCCCGATCTTGCCGCCAGTTTCCAGGCAGCGGTTGTGGATGTGCTGGTAGATCACACATTTCGCGCCGCACAGGATAGAGGCGTGAAACAGGTGCTGATGGCAGGCGGTGTCGCCGCCAACAGCAGTCTTCAAGCCACGATGAAACAGCGTGGCAAAGAGTTGAATATAGCGGTCAACGCTCCACCGCCTGTGCTTTGCACGGATAATGCCGCTATGGCTGCGTCAGCCGCATTCTTTGCCCGCCAGAGAGGCGAGTCTGCGAGCCTTGACCTGGATTCATTCGCGTCTGAGCCGCTGGGTAAGCGAGCAGTCTGATTTTTGCTTGCAAAGTATTTCAATGGCGTGGTATAATAACGACGTCGAACGCAGTGGGGCTGTAGTTCAGTTGGGAGAACACTACACTGGCAGTGTAGATGTCAGGGGTTCGAGTCCCCTCAGCTCCACCATCTTCCTATTTTCCACTAACAGGCGAGTCAAGTGAGCCATCATCTCTTCTTTCAAAAAGCTGCCTGGCCATTGTTACTGGCAATATCTATGCTCGGTATTTCGTGTGCCTGTCAAGCAGCCGAAGAGAAAGCTGCAAGTCCTGATGTGCTGATCCTGATATTGAGCGGTATGGGCGCATACGACAGCGTCTCGATCAACTATGCCACAAAGATATCCGATAAGGATGTTGATGCCGATGTTAAGAAGCTCATTAAAGCAACGCGCTGGCGCGTGCTGGATGCCGAGCAAGCTACAGAGACCGTAAATATTCCCGGTGCAAAACCCTCCACGTCTGTGAACTTCAAAATGCCTCGACTGACAGCAATCAGTGAAGGCATACTTCCCATAGAGCCGTTTGTCGATGTGTTTAAGAGGTTCAGAGTTATCCGCATCAATTATCTGATACAGTCACCATTTCAGCTTACGGGGCTTAAGGATTTCGAGAACGATTTCGTAAAGGTCTCGTTTAAGGCAATGGGCAACTCGTATCAATATACTGTTTCTGTCAAGAACAGCGATTTTGACAGTGCCGAGCTTCCAATGCAGTCCATGACGGAACCGGCAGGTCATCCGGCAACCGGTATTTCTGCACCCATGCGAATAATCCTCATAGTTGGAACCGCTTTGTTGGTTTCTTTTGGTGTGTATTTTATGGCAGCATATATATGTAGACGCCGAAAAACAGGCGAGTGAGGAAGCAAGTATGGATATAAAGGAAATAGCGGCAAAAGCAGCGCAGGTTGGAGCCTCAGATATATTTCTAAAGGTCGGATCGCCGCCGATGATGCGTCTAAATAGCTTTGTAGTCCCGCTCGATTCATATCCTGAGCTTAAGGGCCAGGATACAGAAGCTCTTGCATACGGCATAATGTCACATGAGCAGATAGGCCGTTTCGAACGCAGGCACGAACTCGATCTCGCATTTACAATCGACGATATTGCAAGGTTCAGGGCAAACGTGTATTACCAGCGCGGCACTATAGGAATGGTGCTGCGAATCGTACCACTGAAAATTCTTGGTTTGGAAGAGCTTGGTCTGCCGGAGGGCATTAAGTCCCTTGCCGAACAGAGGCAGGGGCTTGTGCTTGTTACCGGCCCTACCGGTTGCGGCAAGTCTACAACACTTGCCGCGCTGATAGATATTATCAACTCGACACGTAAGAGCAATATTATTACCGTTGAAGACCCGATTGAGTTTGTCCATCAGGATAAGCAGTCAATCGTCAGCCAGCGTGAGATCGGCATCGACACCGATTCGTTTACCGATGCGCTCAAATACGTCGTCAGACAGAGCCCGGATGTAATCTTGATCGGTGAGATGCGCGATGTAGAGACAATGAACGTAGGCCTGGCTGCAGCGGAGACTGGTCACCTGGTTTTTTCGACTGTCCACACATGCAGCGCCGCCGAAACACTCGACAGGATCATGAACATGTTTCCTCCTCACGACAAGCTGATGGTGTGCACACGACTGTCTGTGTCGCTAAAGGGTGTGGTTTCCCAGAAACTGATCCCGAGGATAGATAAACCCGGACGAATTGCAGCCGTAGAGGTGATGATTGCAAACCCGACTGTGAGCAAGCTGCTTGAGGAAGGGCGTTCATCTCAGATATATCAAGCCATCTCCGAGGGTGAATACTGGGGCATGCAGACAATGAACCAGTGCCTGGACCGCTACTATAAGGCCGGGATCATATCCGAAGATGAGGCGCTTGCCAGCGCAGGCAACTTCACCGAACTAAAACAGATGCTCCGCCGGTCTTAATAATCCTAGTTGACGTTGACGTTAATGTTCGGACGCGATATCTGATCGCGTCCGAACTAGAACTTGATGTTTTTTAGCCTATATATACTCGTGGGATGAGCGCGCTGGTGGGTATTCTCATCGCCGGGATTACTACTTCATCTCCGACCTTCGCACCGGGTATGTCGGTAATATCGACCACGATCATCTGCATAGCCACTCGCCCCAGCACCGGAGCCTTACGTCCGTTTATCTCAACAGCAAGCCTGCGCTTGATCCTCTTTGCGGCGAATTTCAATATGCTCTGCCGATATATCGGTCCTTCAGGCGCAAGTGTAAACCCATCCGCATAGCCTATTGGGATCACAGCGGTCCTGGTGAGGCGTTTTGTTACGACCTCTCCTCCGTAACCTACGGGTGATTCGGGCTGCATCTGCTTAATCTCGCAAATCCGAGCCTTGAGCTTCCACGTCGGCTTTAGGTCGAGCGAGCGCGGCACATACCGCGATGGGTATTGCCCATAGAGCAGAGTGCCCGGCCGCACCATATCCAGGCGCGATTCCGTGAGCCTGAGTATTGCGGCGCTGTTTGCGGCATGCGCGCTGCCGTAGTCTATTCCAAGCTTATCAAGCCTGCCGAGAAGCTGTTTAAATCTGTCGAGCTGACACTTAGCATCAGTGATGGACTTCTCCGCTGCAGTAGCAAAGTGAGTATATATCCCTGCAATCTCGATATTGGACAGACCGTGAATTTCTTGAACCAGCCGGACGGCTTGCTCATGCGCGACGCCCAGCCTTCCCATTCCGGTGTCGACCTTTATATGCATGCGGGCTATCTTGCCCAGATGCACGGCCGATTCGGATATTTTTTTTGCGAGGTCCGTGTCCGAGACAGTCATCTCCAGCCCGGCTTTTACCGCTATCTCCGCGTTTTCAGCCTGAATGGGAGCAAAGAGCAGTATCGGGGCACCTATGCCGCCATTGCGCAGGATCATCGCCTCATCGAGACGTGTCACGGCGAGCGCATCGGCTCCAGCTTCTATAAACGCGCGCGCAGGCTCCACATAACCGTGGCCGAAACCATTGCTCTTCACCACGGCCATGATCCTTACGCTTTTGCCGACAGCGCTCTTTACCTGTTCCAAATTATGCTTGAGTGCCGATATATCGACCTCAACCCACAAGTCATGTGTCATTATATTACTCATTTTACCTGTAACCTGGAAACAATCCGACCGCTCAAATCACGATATTCAAGCTCGTCTTTAACTAGAAGTTCGTAACTCTGCACCGTATCGTTGAGGCCGGTGTGCGGGTTGCCGTTTACAAGATACTCTTGATATACCCAGATATTCTTGAGCATGTAATTCAGAGCAAGCGAATGGAATGCATCAATCTCCGTAGAGTGAAGCGGATTGACCTGATGGTAGCCGGAAAGAAACCGAATGCAGTAATCGCTGTTTGCCTTGAACGTGAACATGCAGGCTTTGACGATATCCCAAATACGCGGAGCATAATGGAATGTATCGAGGTCAATTAGTCCCGCAAACTGTCCATCTGAAGTGTAAATAATATTACCCCAATTGAAGTCACCATGCACCAACTGACACTCTTCATACAGCGGAGCCAGAAGGTCCGAGT
The window above is part of the Armatimonadota bacterium genome. Proteins encoded here:
- the tsaD gene encoding tRNA (adenosine(37)-N6)-threonylcarbamoyltransferase complex transferase subunit TsaD, which encodes MRVLGVETSCDETSAAVVDDGVSVVSNIIASQMEIHARFGGVVPEVASRRHVELIIPTVQEALDKAECTLADIDCIGVINRPGLIGALIVGVASAKTIAYAANKPLVAVHHIEAHMYANWLTGAHIEFPLVCLVVSGGHSDLIYVTGHGQYEILARTRDDAAGECFDKCARAMGLSYPGGPEIDRLAKTGNPHSVLFPRAKVGDTLDFSFSGLKTAVIRYVEGFEGKPPTPDLAASFQAAVVDVLVDHTFRAAQDRGVKQVLMAGGVAANSSLQATMKQRGKELNIAVNAPPPVLCTDNAAMAASAAFFARQRGESASLDLDSFASEPLGKRAV
- a CDS encoding type IV pilus twitching motility protein PilT; the encoded protein is MDIKEIAAKAAQVGASDIFLKVGSPPMMRLNSFVVPLDSYPELKGQDTEALAYGIMSHEQIGRFERRHELDLAFTIDDIARFRANVYYQRGTIGMVLRIVPLKILGLEELGLPEGIKSLAEQRQGLVLVTGPTGCGKSTTLAALIDIINSTRKSNIITVEDPIEFVHQDKQSIVSQREIGIDTDSFTDALKYVVRQSPDVILIGEMRDVETMNVGLAAAETGHLVFSTVHTCSAAETLDRIMNMFPPHDKLMVCTRLSVSLKGVVSQKLIPRIDKPGRIAAVEVMIANPTVSKLLEEGRSSQIYQAISEGEYWGMQTMNQCLDRYYKAGIISEDEALASAGNFTELKQMLRRS
- the alr gene encoding alanine racemase codes for the protein MTHDLWVEVDISALKHNLEQVKSAVGKSVRIMAVVKSNGFGHGYVEPARAFIEAGADALAVTRLDEAMILRNGGIGAPILLFAPIQAENAEIAVKAGLEMTVSDTDLAKKISESAVHLGKIARMHIKVDTGMGRLGVAHEQAVRLVQEIHGLSNIEIAGIYTHFATAAEKSITDAKCQLDRFKQLLGRLDKLGIDYGSAHAANSAAILRLTESRLDMVRPGTLLYGQYPSRYVPRSLDLKPTWKLKARICEIKQMQPESPVGYGGEVVTKRLTRTAVIPIGYADGFTLAPEGPIYRQSILKFAAKRIKRRLAVEINGRKAPVLGRVAMQMIVVDITDIPGAKVGDEVVIPAMRIPTSALIPRVYIG
- the rimI gene encoding ribosomal protein S18-alanine N-acetyltransferase, with amino-acid sequence MAIEVDLRQMQREDVPRVMEIERECFPVPWHESAYLTELVNRSAYYVVACKGSEIVGYAGMWIIMDEAHITTLGVARTSRGEKIGERLLVALLDESLKRKCRRATLEVRQSNEVAQNLYHKYDFIPAAVRRGYYTDNQENAVVMWIDDMVSQSWSRKFRALKEQLKETRAEDVV